One Bradyrhizobium sp. ISRA464 genomic window carries:
- a CDS encoding CoA transferase, whose translation MAGERKLTPTHEAPYRGLKVLDFGQGIASPYCAMLLGVYGADVIKVEPPEGDWSRYLGTTYGNHTTLSAVYNRGKRSLCLDMKHKDGIAIAQRLAKEADVLIEGFRPGVAERLGLGYESLSCDNPGLVYLSVSGFGQSGPYAKRPGSDSVAQAFSGLVSVNVGTDGVPHRVGTTISDVVTGVYSFQAIATTLFARATVGTGRWIDVNLCQSTAALLGHKVAEFILEGGAPRALNVPAGTYQTRDGWMMVTLVNEPQYKRLCAAVGREDLASDPRFADFARRADAADALIPQLREVFLTQPTEAWLTRLHGADIIAERILNPGEWLRNAHVEATKASVCQDTPGVGPVYTPRTPGIASLSEDRLCPAPDVGQDSHAVLVEAGFAPAAIDRLLQSGAVRQAKK comes from the coding sequence ATGGCGGGCGAACGCAAGCTGACGCCGACGCATGAGGCGCCCTATCGGGGCTTGAAGGTGCTGGATTTCGGGCAGGGCATCGCGTCGCCCTATTGCGCGATGCTGCTCGGGGTCTATGGCGCCGATGTCATCAAGGTGGAGCCGCCCGAGGGCGACTGGTCGCGCTATCTCGGGACGACCTACGGCAATCATACCACTCTGTCGGCCGTCTATAACCGCGGCAAGCGCAGCCTGTGCCTGGACATGAAGCACAAGGACGGCATTGCGATCGCGCAGCGGCTGGCGAAGGAAGCGGACGTTCTGATCGAGGGATTCCGGCCCGGCGTCGCCGAGCGGCTCGGGCTCGGCTATGAGAGCCTGTCGTGCGACAATCCCGGCCTAGTCTATCTGTCGGTCAGCGGCTTCGGGCAGAGCGGGCCGTATGCCAAGCGGCCCGGTTCGGATTCGGTGGCTCAGGCATTTTCGGGGCTGGTCTCCGTTAATGTCGGCACCGATGGCGTGCCGCATCGGGTTGGCACCACGATCTCCGACGTCGTCACCGGCGTCTATTCCTTTCAGGCAATTGCCACGACCCTGTTCGCGCGTGCGACCGTCGGCACTGGCCGCTGGATCGACGTCAATCTATGCCAGTCGACGGCGGCGCTGCTCGGTCACAAAGTGGCCGAGTTCATCCTCGAAGGCGGCGCGCCGCGCGCGCTCAATGTGCCGGCCGGCACCTATCAGACGCGGGACGGCTGGATGATGGTGACGCTGGTAAACGAGCCGCAGTACAAGCGCCTGTGCGCAGCGGTCGGCCGCGAGGATCTCGCCAGCGATCCACGCTTCGCCGATTTCGCCCGGCGCGCCGATGCGGCCGACGCGCTGATCCCGCAGTTGCGAGAGGTCTTTCTGACCCAGCCGACGGAGGCTTGGCTGACGCGGCTGCATGGCGCCGATATCATCGCAGAGCGCATCCTCAATCCGGGCGAATGGTTGCGCAACGCCCATGTCGAGGCGACCAAAGCGTCGGTGTGCCAGGATACGCCCGGCGTCGGCCCGGTCTACACGCCGCGGACGCCGGGGATCGCGAGCCTGTCCGAGGATCGGCTCTGTCCCGCGCCGGATGTCGGGCAGGACAGCCATGCAGTGCTTGTCGAGGCCGGCTTTGCGCCTGCCGCGATCGACCGGCTGCTGCAATCTGGCGCCGTGCGGCAGGCCAAGAAATAA
- a CDS encoding ABC transporter ATP-binding protein, with amino-acid sequence MLEIRSLSKSFGGVKATDNVSLDFADGSLTAVIGPNGAGKSTFFNMITGALRPDAGQILLNGVDMAGKAPPEIVRHGIGRAFQVASIFPSLTVEETMLAAVCADQRRAGVMHRRFPLAETRDRAEHAMELLGLVNKRNRTAATLSHGDQKLLDIALALVLEPKVLLLDEPTAGMGPEERWRMIDKVRELWEKQKITVVFIEHDMDIVFKIAPEIVVLCYGRILATGTPDAIRRNDAVIEAYLGSEDHAGAVA; translated from the coding sequence ATGCTGGAGATCCGCTCCCTCTCGAAATCCTTTGGCGGCGTCAAGGCAACCGACAACGTCTCGCTCGACTTTGCCGACGGGTCGCTCACCGCCGTGATCGGTCCGAACGGCGCCGGCAAGAGCACGTTCTTCAACATGATCACAGGCGCGCTGAGGCCGGATGCCGGCCAGATCCTGCTCAATGGTGTCGACATGGCGGGCAAGGCGCCGCCCGAGATCGTGCGTCACGGCATCGGCCGCGCCTTTCAGGTTGCGAGCATCTTCCCGTCGCTGACGGTGGAGGAGACGATGCTGGCCGCGGTCTGCGCCGACCAACGCCGGGCCGGCGTGATGCATCGCCGCTTTCCTTTGGCCGAGACGCGGGACCGCGCCGAGCATGCCATGGAGCTGCTCGGCCTCGTCAACAAGCGCAACAGAACCGCCGCCACGCTATCGCACGGCGACCAGAAGCTGCTCGATATCGCGCTCGCGCTGGTGCTCGAACCGAAGGTGCTGCTGCTTGACGAGCCGACCGCAGGCATGGGCCCCGAAGAGCGCTGGCGCATGATCGACAAGGTGCGCGAGCTCTGGGAGAAGCAGAAGATCACGGTCGTGTTCATCGAGCACGACATGGACATCGTGTTCAAGATCGCACCCGAGATCGTCGTGCTGTGCTACGGCCGGATTCTGGCGACCGGCACGCCGGACGCGATCCGCCGGAACGATGCTGTGATCGAGGCCTATCTCGGCAGCGAAGACCATGCGGGAGCTGTCGCATGA
- a CDS encoding branched-chain amino acid ABC transporter permease encodes MTELQASECARVVKVPRIDARPQRFRDILIALAAFVVLALLPTIFGSKQLLDFVIRCAAYGLFATSLNLLVGYTGMISFGHGMFFGLGAYGFGLMMQKTGVSIPVAFVATLAMTLVVAAVIGAICVRLKEIYFAFVTLAFQMLIHSTILSWQSLTGGDQGLRGGIPRPPFLGIDLSHPLHLYIASCALLVIGLLLMRQIAQSPFGYTLRMIRDNPTRASFIGINVWRAKLVIFVLAALFASTGGMIMALFVSGAYPEFAYWTISGEGIFINMLGGVTTFLGPMVGTVLLLILNDTVTRLTEYHGIVLGIVILFFAIGLRKGLMDFVVEWYGHRRSETGERAP; translated from the coding sequence ATGACCGAATTGCAGGCCAGTGAGTGCGCTCGGGTCGTCAAGGTGCCCCGCATCGATGCCAGGCCACAACGCTTTCGCGATATCCTGATCGCGCTCGCGGCCTTCGTCGTGCTGGCGCTCTTGCCGACCATCTTCGGCAGCAAGCAACTGCTCGACTTCGTGATCCGCTGCGCGGCCTATGGACTGTTTGCGACCTCGCTCAACCTGCTGGTCGGCTACACCGGGATGATTTCGTTCGGCCATGGCATGTTCTTCGGCCTGGGCGCCTATGGCTTCGGCCTGATGATGCAGAAGACCGGCGTGTCGATCCCGGTGGCCTTTGTTGCAACTCTGGCGATGACGTTGGTCGTTGCCGCCGTGATCGGCGCGATCTGCGTGCGGCTGAAGGAGATCTATTTCGCCTTCGTCACACTGGCATTCCAGATGCTGATCCATTCGACCATCCTGTCGTGGCAATCGCTGACCGGTGGCGATCAGGGCCTGCGCGGCGGCATTCCGCGACCGCCATTCCTCGGCATCGATCTGTCGCACCCCCTGCATCTCTACATCGCGAGCTGTGCGTTGCTCGTGATCGGCCTGCTGCTGATGCGCCAGATCGCGCAGTCGCCATTCGGTTATACGCTGCGCATGATCCGCGACAACCCGACGCGCGCGAGCTTCATCGGAATCAATGTCTGGCGCGCGAAGCTGGTGATCTTCGTGCTTGCGGCGCTGTTCGCGTCGACCGGCGGCATGATCATGGCGCTGTTCGTTTCCGGCGCCTATCCCGAATTCGCTTACTGGACGATCTCGGGCGAGGGCATCTTCATCAACATGCTCGGCGGCGTCACCACGTTCCTCGGACCGATGGTGGGGACGGTGCTGCTGCTGATCCTCAACGACACCGTCACCCGCCTGACCGAATATCACGGCATCGTGCTGGGCATCGTGATCCTGTTCTTTGCCATCGGCCTGCGGAAGGGGCTGATGGACTTCGTCGTCGAATGGTACGGCCATCGTCGCAGTGAAACCGGGGAGCGCGCGCCATGA
- a CDS encoding SDR family oxidoreductase: MTTKGRVSVVTGGASGIGAACVRELAASGDLVAVVDRDMTKAQAVAAEVGGKAFATDVADERSVEACAAAVERDCGPVDVLVNSAGIIQVPVRPHELPMTSWDDVVRVDQRGTYVACVAFARQMIARKRGSIVNIASIAGMRSMPLHAYAPAKAAVIAITECLAAEWGPSGIRVNAVSPGYTLTPALKNAIDRGERDVSALAANAALRRLVDPAEIGRVVAFLASSAASAMTGANVPVDCGWLAATSWSTYGGLREANG, encoded by the coding sequence ATGACGACAAAGGGACGGGTCAGCGTGGTCACCGGCGGCGCGAGCGGCATCGGCGCGGCGTGCGTCCGTGAGCTTGCAGCGTCAGGCGATCTGGTGGCGGTCGTCGACCGCGATATGACGAAGGCTCAGGCGGTTGCGGCCGAGGTCGGCGGCAAGGCGTTTGCCACCGATGTCGCGGACGAGCGCAGCGTCGAGGCCTGTGCGGCCGCGGTCGAGCGGGACTGCGGTCCGGTCGACGTGCTGGTCAACAGCGCCGGGATCATCCAGGTGCCGGTTCGGCCGCACGAGCTGCCGATGACCTCATGGGACGATGTCGTGCGCGTCGACCAGCGCGGCACCTACGTCGCCTGCGTCGCCTTTGCGCGGCAGATGATCGCGCGCAAGCGCGGCAGCATCGTCAACATCGCCTCGATCGCCGGCATGCGGTCGATGCCGCTGCACGCCTATGCGCCAGCCAAGGCCGCCGTGATCGCGATCACGGAATGTCTGGCGGCCGAGTGGGGGCCGTCCGGCATTCGCGTCAACGCGGTGTCTCCCGGCTACACGCTCACACCGGCGTTGAAGAATGCGATCGATCGCGGGGAGCGGGATGTCTCCGCCCTGGCGGCCAATGCGGCCTTGCGTCGTCTGGTCGATCCTGCGGAGATCGGCCGTGTGGTCGCATTCCTTGCATCGAGTGCCGCGTCGGCCATGACCGGCGCCAACGTTCCGGTCGATTGCGGCTGGCTCGCCGCCACCTCGTGGAGCACCTATGGCGGCTTGCGGGAGGCGAACGGCTGA
- a CDS encoding branched-chain amino acid ABC transporter permease, whose translation MDLDALASCFASPACLVTQTTSGLIIGMLLFLVAVGLTLIFGVLKVVNFSHGAFYMFGAYFAMTAYQLTGSFALAMLSGAVGTAILGLIFERAFMSRVYGADVLMQLLVCYAFVLIFDDVVRMIWGPEFKSMGMPAAFQVAPLFIAGGVVPPYYLLLIGVALAAAVVLGLGLARTRIGKVIRAAAHNPGMVSALGINTGLIYGGVFALGGMLAGLAGALAAPVRSLTPGMGFSVLIESFIVTVIGGMGSILGALLGALLIGLIRSFGSLGFPLFTEGLMYLFMVIVLVSRPTGLFGKEVA comes from the coding sequence GTGGACCTCGACGCGCTCGCCAGTTGTTTCGCCAGTCCCGCTTGCCTGGTGACTCAAACCACCAGCGGCCTGATCATCGGCATGCTGCTGTTTCTCGTCGCCGTCGGGCTCACCCTGATCTTCGGTGTGCTCAAGGTGGTCAATTTCAGCCACGGCGCCTTCTATATGTTCGGCGCCTATTTCGCGATGACCGCCTACCAGCTCACGGGCAGCTTTGCGCTGGCGATGCTGAGCGGCGCCGTAGGTACGGCGATCCTTGGCCTGATCTTCGAACGCGCCTTCATGAGCCGGGTCTACGGCGCCGACGTCCTGATGCAGCTCCTGGTCTGCTACGCTTTCGTGCTGATCTTCGATGACGTCGTCCGCATGATCTGGGGGCCGGAATTCAAATCGATGGGCATGCCGGCCGCATTCCAGGTCGCGCCGCTGTTCATCGCCGGTGGCGTGGTGCCGCCATATTATCTGCTGCTGATCGGCGTCGCGCTGGCTGCTGCCGTGGTTCTTGGGCTCGGGCTGGCGCGCACCAGGATCGGCAAGGTGATCCGCGCCGCGGCACATAATCCGGGAATGGTGTCCGCACTCGGCATCAACACCGGACTGATCTATGGCGGTGTGTTCGCGCTCGGCGGCATGCTGGCGGGGTTGGCTGGCGCGCTGGCAGCGCCCGTGCGTTCGTTGACGCCGGGCATGGGGTTCTCGGTACTGATAGAGTCCTTCATCGTCACCGTGATCGGCGGCATGGGCTCGATCCTGGGCGCGCTACTCGGGGCACTCCTGATCGGCCTGATCCGCTCATTCGGATCGCTCGGCTTTCCGCTGTTCACCGAAGGGCTGATGTATCTCTTCATGGTGATCGTGCTGGTGTCGCGCCCAACCGGCCTGTTCGGCAAGGAGGTCGCATGA
- a CDS encoding ABC transporter ATP-binding protein: MSAQPVVQVEDLDVYYGTSQILFGVGLSVRQGETMALLGRNGAGKSTTMKAIMGLAPARRGRVTLRGNVVSGMKPHHIARAGLGFVPEDRQIFPEHTVEDNLVIGQKRGPNGEDEWSIRRVYDVFPLLEPLRHRIAGRLSGGEQQMLAIARTLMGNPVLLLLDEPSEGLAPIIVQRIGDLLRQLRGAGATVLIAEQNMHFCLGLASHATVIDKGQIVYTSSIEELKANDNIRQRYLAL, encoded by the coding sequence ATGAGCGCGCAGCCGGTGGTGCAGGTCGAGGACCTCGACGTCTACTACGGCACCAGCCAGATCCTGTTCGGCGTCGGCCTGTCGGTGCGGCAGGGCGAGACCATGGCGCTGTTGGGACGCAACGGCGCCGGCAAGTCGACGACCATGAAGGCGATCATGGGACTGGCGCCTGCGCGCCGCGGCAGGGTGACCTTGCGCGGCAATGTGGTGTCGGGGATGAAGCCGCATCACATCGCGCGGGCCGGGCTCGGCTTCGTGCCGGAAGACCGCCAGATCTTTCCCGAGCATACGGTCGAGGACAACCTCGTCATCGGCCAGAAGAGAGGGCCGAACGGCGAGGACGAATGGTCGATCCGTCGCGTCTATGATGTGTTTCCGCTGCTGGAGCCGCTGCGGCACCGGATCGCCGGCCGGCTGTCCGGCGGCGAGCAGCAGATGCTGGCGATCGCCCGCACGCTAATGGGCAATCCGGTGCTCCTGTTGCTGGACGAGCCGAGCGAGGGGCTGGCGCCGATCATCGTGCAGCGAATCGGCGACCTGTTGCGGCAGCTCCGCGGCGCTGGTGCCACGGTATTGATCGCCGAGCAAAACATGCATTTTTGCCTTGGCCTTGCGAGCCACGCGACGGTTATCGACAAGGGCCAGATCGTCTACACATCCTCCATCGAAGAGCTCAAGGCCAACGACAATATTCGGCAGCGCTATCTCGCGCTGTAA